A stretch of DNA from Micromonospora sp. NBC_01813:
TGGGCCGGACGTCGGTCGGCGGGGTGTAGACCTTCTTCTTGCGAACCTGCGACTTTGGCACGACGCTCTCCTGGTGGCGATAATCCGGCCCGGCAACCGGACGCAGCGGCGACGGTCCATGGCCAATAATGTTCAACAGCTAGCGTAGTCAAGTTGGCGCGTTCCGGCCATGGACGGTGGCAGGGCAGTGGCGACATTTGGGCACAACCGGGACGACCAGCTGCAATAAGCACCCCGGCCGGCCCACTATTTGGACAGTTGTCGATGGCTGGCTGGCGAGAGGGGCTGAGGTGGAGTACACGTCCGGCAGCGCATCCTGGCGTGACGTCGTCGGGCGTGCCCTACGCGGTCTGCTCCGTCGCCGCCGTACCGGCCAGCAACCAGGCTGGTCCCCGGGAGTCCCGTTGATCGCTCTGCTCGCCGGGCTGCTCTTCACCACCACCGCCACCACCGCCGGCGGCACCGCCCTGCGCGAGGACCGTCGACCACAGCTCACCCATCTGATCGACGAACGGCGCACCCAGCTGGCCGCCGCCGAGGACCGGGCCGCCCGGCTCCGCGACGAGGTCGACCAGCAGGCGATGATCGTGGCCGGTCGAGACCAACCCGTCGCCGAACAGCGGGCACGGGTGGTGGCCAACCGGCCGGCCGCAGGATTCACCGCGCTGGCCGGGCCGGGGATCGTCGTCGAACTCGATGACGCGCCCCGGCTGGCCGAGCTACCCGACGGGGCCAGCAACGACGACCTGGTGGTGCACCAGAGCGACGTGCAGGCGGTGGTCAACGCACTCTGGGCCGGCGGCGCCGAAGCCATGTCAATCATGGATGGACGGGTGTTGACGACCAGCGCGGTACGCTGTGTCGGAAACACGTTGTTGCTGCACGGCGAGGTCTACTCGCCCCCCTTCCAGATCGCCGCGATCGGTGACCCGGACGCCCTACGACAGGCACTGGACGAGTCGGAAGGGGTGCAGTGGTTCAGGAACGCCGTGACCCACTACCAAGTTGGTTACCGCGAGACGGTCGAGGCGGAGTTGACGGTGCCGGCGTTCGATGGATCGACAGCGCTGCGACACACGACGGTGCCGGAGTCGGCCCGATGACCCGGCACGCGTCGCCTGAGCAGCCCGACCAGCGGAGCGGATACGAGCGGCGCCACGCGTACCCGCCGGAGGACGCCACCGCGGTCATCCCCCGCTTCACCGGACCTCCCGCGCCACCGGCCGTACCCGCCGACACGGGGTGGCCGCAGCCGGCGACGGCTGCGCCGTACGAGTCCATGTACCGGCCCCAGCGGGCCGGTCAGCCGCAGGGGCCCTACCCCGGCGGGCACCCGGCCGATGCCGGGCGGCCCCGAACGCCGGAGACGAACGCCGCAGCGCACACCACCGTGCTGCCGGCCTACCCCGGCGACCAGGCGGCGTCCACGACCGTGCTGCCGGCCTACCCCGGCGACCGGGCGGCCTCCACCACCGTGCTGCCCGTCGTCATCAGCAGCTACCAGCCACCACCGGACGGCAGCACCCGACGGCCCGACGGCGCAGCCGGCGATCCGCCCGGGGCCGCTGGGGCCGCTGGCGGCCAGGACGAGCGCGGGCCGGCACCGCGCCGTGGCGAGCGCGTCGTCAAACTGCGCCCGGAGCGCACGGACAGCGGTTACAAGAGCGTCTACTCGGAGCTGACCCGCCCCACGATCTGGTCCCGGCTGCGGACCACGGCCCGGGTCTCGGGTGAGTTGCTGATCACCTTCGGCATGATCGTGCTGCTCTTCGCCGGCTACGAGATCTGGGGCAAGTCGGTCATCGTCAACGCCCACCAGAGCGACCTGAGCGAGCAGCTGGCCGAGCAGTGGGCCGAGGTGCCGGCCCCGGTGGTCAGCGACGGACCGTCGCCGGCGCCGACCACCCCCGCGCCGCAGGTGCAGGGCACCCCGGTCGCCGGGCTCTACATCCCCAAACTGGACAAGACTTGGATCGTCGTCGAGGGCGTCGAGCAGGACGACATCCGGTACGCACCCGGCCACTATCCGGACAGCGCCGACCCCGGTCAGGTCGGCAACTTCTCCGTCGCCGGTCACCGCAACCGGGCCACCTTCTGGCGGCTGGACGAGCTCCGCGAGGGCGACACCATCGTCCTCGAGGACCGGGACACCTGGCATGTGTACGCGGTGACCCGCAACCACATCGTGCTGCCGCACCAGACCGAGGTCGTCGCCCCGGTGCCCGGAGACCGACGGGCGAACCCGACCGAAGCCATGCTCACCCTGACCACCTGTCACCCGAAGTTCGACAACTACCAGCGACTCATCGTGCACGCCGCGCTGGTCCGCAGCCAACCCAAGGCCGACGGCCGCCCGGCAGAGCTCGGCGGCTGAGATGTACGCCTGGATCTGGCGCAAGCTCCCGTTCGGGCTGCCTGGCAAGCTGATCGGCTCCACGCTGCTCGCCGGCCTCGCCCTGATGCTGCTGTGGTTCGTGGTCTTCCCGTGGGCCGAGCCCCTGCTGCCGTTCGACGACGTCCAGGTCACCGAGGGCGACTTCACCGACGGCGATCCGGGCGGTGGACCCGTCGACGGTGGCGGTGGCGACCCGGGCAGCGGTGACCCGGACGGTGGCGACCTCGACGACTTCGAGTTGCCGTACGACACCGAAACGAACAACCCCGTACCACCTGATGTGACCGACGACTAGGGCAAGGTGGGCGCGTGCGCGTACTGGTGATCGACAACTACGACTCGTTCGTGTTCAACATCGTGCAGTACCTCGGTCAGCTCGGCGCCGAGTGCGAGGTGCGACGCAACGACCAGATCACCGTCGAAGAGGTCGGCTCACTCGACGTCGCCGGGGTGCTGCTCTCCCCCGGGCCGGGTGACCCGGACCGGGCCGGGATCTGCCTGGACGTGATCCGGCGCTACGCGGGCCAACTGCCGATCTTCGGCGTCTGCCTCGGCCACCAGGCGATCGGAGCCGCGTACGGCGGGGTCGTGGAGCGCGCGCCCGAATTGCTGCACGGCAAGACGTCGCTGGTGCACCACACCGGCACCGGCGTGTTGTCCGGCCTGCCGGTGCCGTTCACCGCTACCCGCTACCACTCGCTCGCCGTCCGGGAAGACACCCTCCCGGCCGAGATCGAGGTGACTGGGCGGACCCCGTCCGGCGTGGTGATGGCAATGCGCCACCGGACCCTGCCGCTGGAAGGCGTGCAGTTTCATCCCGAGTCGGTACTCACCGAGGGCGGGCACCTGATGTTGGCGAACTGGCTCGCCGGCTGCGGGCTGCCCGCGGCTCGGGAGCGGGCACCGCAGCTGGCGGCGGCGGTCGAGGCCCGCCGCCGCTCCGCCTTCTCGACGGTCTGAGCCTTTTCGACGGTCAGATCAGGTCGGACAGCCGGGGGGTGGGCAGCAGACTGCCGACGCCCCCGCCGGCACCACCGGTGCCGGGCGTGTCGGACCCGCCCCCTTCGCCACCGTCGTCGGGCGGGGTGGGCGATGGGCTGGACGGCGAGGGCGTCGGCGTCGGCGTGGGCGTCGGGCTGGGCGGTGGCTCGTCCTCCCGGGCCTGGGACACCACGATGTCGATCCGCGAGTTGACCCGCTGCTCACCGCTGTTCGGGCTCTGGCTGGTGACCCGCCCGGCGTCGGCCGGATCAACCTCCTCGCCCTCGATGACCCGAGGGTCGAATCCCGCGTCGTCCAACGCGGCGATCGCATCCTCGACCGTCCGCCCGACCACGTTCGGGACCGTACGCAGGTTGTTGAGGGACACGTGCACCTCGACGGTGGTGCCGGGTTCGACCAGCTCGCCTTCGGCCGGCACCTCGACCACCTGGTCCTTGGGTGCCGAGCTGTTGACCTCCACGAACTCGGCCTTCAGGTTGCGCTCGGTCAGCGACACCTCGGCCGCGGCGCGGGTGAAGCCCTCCAGCGACGGCACCTGCACGCTTCCCGGGCCGGCGCAGACGGTCAGCTCCACCTCGGTGGCCGGCTCCACCTCGCCCGGTTGCGGGGACTGCCCGATGACGTCGTTCAAGGTGCAGTCCGGATCGTCCTGGGCAGTGGCGACGACCCCCAGGCCCAGGCCGTTGAGCTGGAAGGTGGCCTCCTCGACCGTCGACCCGACCAGATTGGGCAGGGTGACCGTCGTCGGCTGCTCTTCGCCGTCACCGGAATTCGCATAGATCAGCCCGGAGGCCAAGGCCACGACCGCGAGCACGCCGAGCACGCTCAGCCCGGCGATGACCGCCGGCGAGGTCCGGCGCGGCGGCGGTCCGCCGACGCCGGCCGGGATCCGCTGGGTGGCGCCGGTACGCCCGGTGGCGGACATCGCGGCGGTCTCGTCCTCGCGCAGCACCGGGGTCGCCAGCACCGGCCGGCCGGTCGCCGCCCGCAGCAGGTCGGCACGCATCTCGCCAGCGCTCTGGTAACGGTTCAGCGGGTTCTTCGCCAGCGCCTTCAGCGCGATCGCGTCGACCGACGGGGTGACGTCGCGGTTGATCTCACTCGGTGCCCGCGGCTCCTCCCGGACATGCTGGTAGGCGACGCTGACCGGGCTGTCGCCGACGAACGGCGGATGGCCACAGAGCAGCTCGAAGAGCACACAACCGGCCGCGTACACGTCCGAACGGGCGTCGACAGCTTCACCACGGGCCTGCTCGGGGGAGAGATACTGGGCGGTGCCGATCACCGCGGACGTCTGGGTCATCGTGGTGGCCCCGCTGGCCAGCGCCCGGGCGATCCCGAAGTCCATCACCTTGACCTGGCTGGTCTGGGTGAGCATCACGTTGCCGGGCTTGATGTCCCGGTGGATGATGCCGTGCCGGTGGCTGAACTCGAGCGCGGCGCAGATGTCGGCGCAGATCTCCATCGCCCGGCGCGGGTTCAGCCGGCCCTCGGCCGCCAGCACCTCCTTGAGGGTGTGGCCGTTGACGAACTCCATGACGATGAACGGCAGGGTCTCGCCGGTGGGCGCGTACTCCTCGCCGGTGTCGTAGACCGCGACGATCGCCGGGTGGTTGAGGGAGGCGGAGTTCTGCGCCTCGCGCCGGAAACGCTCCTGGAACGTGCGGTCCCGGGCGAGGTCGGTGCGCAGCATCTTGATCGCGACGTCCCGGCCGAGCCTCAGGTCACGGCCGCGATGGACCTCGGCCATGCCGCCGTAGCCGAGCAGCTCGCCGACCTGGTACCTGCCACCTAGCAGGCGGGCCTGGGCGGTCATCGTCCTTGTCGTCCTTCGCTCGTTTGGTCGTCATCCGGCCGGGCCATGTCGTGTGCTTCCACAGACGGTACGGCTCCCACACCAACTTCGACGCGTTCGGATGCCATCTGGTTCTCAGCCGTAACCAATCGCACCACGGGCTGTCCGAAAGCGTTCGTGCCGTCGCTGCCTTCGGTGATCAGGAAGCCGATCAGGCCAGCGCACAGCAGTACGACGAGCGCGCCAAGGATGATCGCCAGGACGGTGAAGAGTTGCCGGCTGAAGCTCCCGGACCGTTTCTGGACGGCAGGGGGGCGGTTGTACCCGTACGGGTTGGCCGGGTGATGCTGGTTGGCTGCCGGTTGCCGTACCGGTGTGCTGGGGCGATGGTATCCGGCCGGGTAACCCCCCGGCACCACCGGCGAGGTCGGCAGGTGGTAACCCGGCGAACCGGACACCTGCGTACTCATCGGCGGGCGGGGCGGGGGTGCCATCGGCCCGGGTGACATCGGACCGACCGGGGAGACCGGCGCCGCCGAGGTCGGCCGGGGTGCGGCCGGTGGGCGGTTCTGGGGGTTGTGCGGCCCACCCTGCGGGTGAGGCTGTCCGGTGCCTGGCGGGCGGGGCGGCTGTCCGGCGAGGGTGGTGGCGGCCTGGCGGGACACCGCGGCCATGGCGGCAGCGGTCTGCCAGCGGGCCGTCGGGTCCTTGGCCAATGCCCGCTCGACGATGCTCCGGACTACCGGTGGGGTGTCCGAGGGCAGGGCCCTCGGCATCTCCCGGACGTGCTTCATGGCGATTTCGAGCGGATTGTCACCTTCGAAGGGTCGCCGTCCGGACAGACATTGATAGGCGACCACGCCGAGGGCGTACACATCCGACGCGGGC
This window harbors:
- a CDS encoding DUF881 domain-containing protein, with protein sequence MEYTSGSASWRDVVGRALRGLLRRRRTGQQPGWSPGVPLIALLAGLLFTTTATTAGGTALREDRRPQLTHLIDERRTQLAAAEDRAARLRDEVDQQAMIVAGRDQPVAEQRARVVANRPAAGFTALAGPGIVVELDDAPRLAELPDGASNDDLVVHQSDVQAVVNALWAGGAEAMSIMDGRVLTTSAVRCVGNTLLLHGEVYSPPFQIAAIGDPDALRQALDESEGVQWFRNAVTHYQVGYRETVEAELTVPAFDGSTALRHTTVPESAR
- a CDS encoding class E sortase, which translates into the protein MTRHASPEQPDQRSGYERRHAYPPEDATAVIPRFTGPPAPPAVPADTGWPQPATAAPYESMYRPQRAGQPQGPYPGGHPADAGRPRTPETNAAAHTTVLPAYPGDQAASTTVLPAYPGDRAASTTVLPVVISSYQPPPDGSTRRPDGAAGDPPGAAGAAGGQDERGPAPRRGERVVKLRPERTDSGYKSVYSELTRPTIWSRLRTTARVSGELLITFGMIVLLFAGYEIWGKSVIVNAHQSDLSEQLAEQWAEVPAPVVSDGPSPAPTTPAPQVQGTPVAGLYIPKLDKTWIVVEGVEQDDIRYAPGHYPDSADPGQVGNFSVAGHRNRATFWRLDELREGDTIVLEDRDTWHVYAVTRNHIVLPHQTEVVAPVPGDRRANPTEAMLTLTTCHPKFDNYQRLIVHAALVRSQPKADGRPAELGG
- a CDS encoding aminodeoxychorismate/anthranilate synthase component II, which gives rise to MRVLVIDNYDSFVFNIVQYLGQLGAECEVRRNDQITVEEVGSLDVAGVLLSPGPGDPDRAGICLDVIRRYAGQLPIFGVCLGHQAIGAAYGGVVERAPELLHGKTSLVHHTGTGVLSGLPVPFTATRYHSLAVREDTLPAEIEVTGRTPSGVVMAMRHRTLPLEGVQFHPESVLTEGGHLMLANWLAGCGLPAARERAPQLAAAVEARRRSAFSTV
- the pknB gene encoding Stk1 family PASTA domain-containing Ser/Thr kinase gives rise to the protein MTAQARLLGGRYQVGELLGYGGMAEVHRGRDLRLGRDVAIKMLRTDLARDRTFQERFRREAQNSASLNHPAIVAVYDTGEEYAPTGETLPFIVMEFVNGHTLKEVLAAEGRLNPRRAMEICADICAALEFSHRHGIIHRDIKPGNVMLTQTSQVKVMDFGIARALASGATTMTQTSAVIGTAQYLSPEQARGEAVDARSDVYAAGCVLFELLCGHPPFVGDSPVSVAYQHVREEPRAPSEINRDVTPSVDAIALKALAKNPLNRYQSAGEMRADLLRAATGRPVLATPVLREDETAAMSATGRTGATQRIPAGVGGPPPRRTSPAVIAGLSVLGVLAVVALASGLIYANSGDGEEQPTTVTLPNLVGSTVEEATFQLNGLGLGVVATAQDDPDCTLNDVIGQSPQPGEVEPATEVELTVCAGPGSVQVPSLEGFTRAAAEVSLTERNLKAEFVEVNSSAPKDQVVEVPAEGELVEPGTTVEVHVSLNNLRTVPNVVGRTVEDAIAALDDAGFDPRVIEGEEVDPADAGRVTSQSPNSGEQRVNSRIDIVVSQAREDEPPPSPTPTPTPTPSPSSPSPTPPDDGGEGGGSDTPGTGGAGGGVGSLLPTPRLSDLI
- a CDS encoding serine/threonine-protein kinase translates to MLSSGVLLGGRYRLDERIASGGMGDVWRGTDEVLGRTVAVKSLLPALLEEPGFAERFRGEARTMATINHPGVVDVYDYGSDQHIAFLVMEYVEGDALSRTLSRVGRLTPARTMALVAQAADALHAAHDKGIVHRDVKPGNLLVRPNGTLVLTDFGIARSAMVGQLTAAGSVLGTASYISPEQASGAVATPASDVYALGVVAYQCLSGRRPFEGDNPLEIAMKHVREMPRALPSDTPPVVRSIVERALAKDPTARWQTAAAMAAVSRQAATTLAGQPPRPPGTGQPHPQGGPHNPQNRPPAAPRPTSAAPVSPVGPMSPGPMAPPPRPPMSTQVSGSPGYHLPTSPVVPGGYPAGYHRPSTPVRQPAANQHHPANPYGYNRPPAVQKRSGSFSRQLFTVLAIILGALVVLLCAGLIGFLITEGSDGTNAFGQPVVRLVTAENQMASERVEVGVGAVPSVEAHDMARPDDDQTSEGRQGR